The Microbacterium sp. LWO12-1.2 genome includes a window with the following:
- a CDS encoding sugar kinase: MTRAPLHVVTVGETMGLFANDRPGPLSTARTHTLSFGGAESNVAIALARLGARASWVSRLGDDPLGELISRELRAERVDVHASRHAELPTGLMHKHRRTTSTATVRFWRTGSAASTLRPSDVPDELLRSADIVHLTGILPGLSADARACALVTAQRARAAGITVSFDINHRESVWHGRDPRPAYSELVESADLVFAGEDEAALLVGDGEPAELAQRLRDLGPREVVIKRGELGAIGLDGRQHCLQPPCAVDVVDTVGAGDAFVAGYLSLWDGESTMEDRLRRAAAAGAYACTAIGDWEGSPTVSELTRMSAREGVTR; encoded by the coding sequence ATGACGAGGGCACCGTTGCATGTCGTGACAGTCGGCGAGACGATGGGGCTGTTCGCCAACGACCGCCCTGGACCGTTGTCGACGGCACGCACGCATACACTCAGCTTCGGCGGCGCCGAGAGCAACGTGGCGATCGCCCTCGCCCGTCTGGGCGCACGAGCATCGTGGGTCAGCCGGCTCGGCGACGACCCGCTGGGGGAGCTGATCTCCCGCGAGCTGCGCGCGGAACGGGTGGATGTGCATGCATCCCGGCATGCCGAGCTGCCGACCGGGCTCATGCACAAGCACCGTCGCACGACCTCGACGGCCACCGTGCGCTTCTGGCGGACGGGGAGCGCGGCGTCGACGCTGCGTCCGTCGGATGTGCCGGACGAACTGCTGCGCAGCGCCGACATCGTGCACCTGACCGGAATCCTCCCCGGCCTCTCCGCTGACGCCCGCGCCTGCGCGCTGGTCACCGCTCAGCGGGCACGGGCGGCGGGGATCACGGTCTCGTTCGACATCAACCACCGCGAATCGGTGTGGCACGGACGCGACCCTCGTCCGGCGTATTCCGAACTCGTCGAATCGGCGGACCTCGTCTTCGCGGGCGAAGACGAGGCCGCCCTGCTCGTCGGAGACGGGGAACCGGCCGAGCTCGCCCAGCGGCTGCGGGACCTCGGTCCCCGCGAAGTCGTGATCAAGCGGGGTGAGCTCGGAGCCATCGGCCTGGACGGTCGCCAGCACTGTCTGCAGCCACCCTGCGCCGTGGACGTGGTGGACACCGTCGGGGCGGGCGACGCCTTCGTGGCCGGCTACCTGAGTCTCTGGGACGGAGAGTCGACGATGGAGGATCGGCTTCGGCGCGCCGCGGCCGCGGGCGCCTACGCGTGCACGGCGATCGGCGATTGGGAAGGAAGCCCGACGGTTTCAGAGCTCACGCGCATGAGCGCTCGGGAGGGCGTGACGCGCTGA
- a CDS encoding YybH family protein — MTGPVDALEQYLDATNSHDFDQVARILAPEPVYFFGDATCIGRAAVQDYFERTWALIPDERYWAEDIEWVVDGDDAAVAIYTYRWSGTVQGSPAEGSGRATNAFVKTDDGWRLVHEHLSALATSAADAASGSGGV, encoded by the coding sequence ATGACCGGTCCCGTCGACGCGCTCGAGCAGTACCTCGACGCCACGAACTCGCACGACTTCGATCAGGTCGCACGCATCCTGGCGCCGGAACCGGTCTATTTCTTCGGCGACGCCACCTGCATCGGACGGGCCGCCGTGCAGGACTACTTCGAGCGCACCTGGGCGCTGATCCCCGATGAGCGCTACTGGGCCGAGGATATCGAGTGGGTCGTCGACGGGGATGATGCGGCCGTCGCGATCTACACCTATCGGTGGAGCGGCACGGTGCAGGGCTCTCCGGCCGAGGGATCGGGTCGCGCGACAAACGCCTTCGTGAAGACAGACGACGGGTGGCGTCTCGTGCATGAGCACCTCAGTGCTCTCGCTACGTCCGCCGCGGATGCCGCGAGCGGATCGGGCGGCGTCTGA
- a CDS encoding GNAT family N-acetyltransferase, protein MGVLLVRCAAATDLDAGAETLAEAFENYAWTRHVLPEDDYEERLRALQLLYLRYAQEQGVVAVTDACDGVIALLPPDAPEPDDDMVEQIVALHGDRLDRLDQTPSPADAWRLETLGVRPASQGRGIAAALLEFALAAIAERGAREVRLETSDPRNVRLYERHGFRVMSHSEPAEGPQIWQMSAALDTCREDRGAHIP, encoded by the coding sequence GTGGGTGTTCTTCTGGTGAGATGTGCCGCGGCGACGGATCTGGACGCGGGTGCTGAGACGCTCGCCGAGGCGTTCGAGAATTACGCGTGGACCCGTCACGTGCTCCCGGAGGACGACTACGAGGAGCGGCTGCGGGCGCTGCAGCTCCTGTATCTGCGGTACGCCCAGGAGCAGGGGGTCGTGGCCGTCACCGACGCCTGTGATGGCGTGATCGCGCTGCTCCCGCCGGACGCGCCGGAGCCCGACGACGACATGGTGGAGCAGATCGTCGCACTGCACGGCGATCGCCTCGATCGCCTCGATCAGACCCCGTCACCGGCGGATGCCTGGAGGCTGGAGACCCTGGGCGTGCGGCCTGCGAGCCAGGGCAGGGGCATCGCTGCGGCGCTGCTCGAGTTCGCGCTCGCCGCGATCGCCGAGCGTGGTGCGCGCGAGGTGCGGTTGGAGACGTCGGATCCGCGGAACGTCCGTCTCTACGAGAGGCACGGCTTCCGCGTCATGTCCCATTCCGAGCCCGCGGAGGGTCCGCAGATCTGGCAGATGAGCGCGGCTCTGGACACCTGCCGAGAAGACAGAGGAGCACACATTCCATGA
- a CDS encoding patatin-like phospholipase family protein, with amino-acid sequence MVSVEGSAASRDGTRGEPGDDAGLGLVLSGGGAFGAAHVGVLQVLAERGIRPGIAVGASSGALVAAAYAAGFSVEAIDRAARAFRWRHIARWTGAARWGLLDTVATREVVHRIFGVDPLIEDLPRVFGAYATNLRTREGVILDRGPLSTALRSTIAVPGLLPPVRHQGMLLADGGMVDNVPVAAARALGAQRVIVVRLHAKWENVRMMRTVTRTAALAADESVLLIQPEMQKHAQWTMRDVPHLIAEGRRAAEAALRKVPLPWS; translated from the coding sequence ATGGTGTCAGTGGAAGGATCTGCCGCGAGCCGCGACGGCACGCGCGGCGAGCCCGGAGACGATGCGGGGCTGGGCCTCGTGCTCAGCGGTGGCGGTGCGTTCGGTGCCGCGCACGTCGGTGTGCTGCAGGTGCTCGCCGAGCGCGGCATCCGTCCGGGTATCGCCGTCGGCGCGAGCTCCGGGGCCCTGGTCGCCGCCGCCTATGCCGCCGGGTTCTCCGTCGAGGCGATCGATCGTGCAGCTCGCGCGTTCCGCTGGCGACACATCGCGCGGTGGACGGGCGCTGCGCGGTGGGGGCTCCTCGACACCGTGGCCACGAGAGAGGTGGTGCATCGCATCTTCGGCGTGGATCCGCTGATCGAGGACCTCCCGCGCGTCTTCGGCGCCTACGCGACGAACCTGCGCACACGCGAGGGCGTCATCCTCGACCGCGGCCCGTTGAGCACGGCACTGCGATCGACGATCGCCGTGCCGGGACTGCTGCCGCCGGTGCGTCACCAGGGGATGCTGCTCGCCGACGGCGGGATGGTCGACAACGTGCCGGTCGCGGCGGCGCGCGCCCTCGGTGCGCAACGCGTCATCGTGGTGCGACTGCACGCCAAGTGGGAGAACGTGCGCATGATGAGGACCGTGACGCGGACGGCTGCACTCGCCGCCGACGAGTCGGTGCTGCTCATCCAGCCCGAGATGCAGAAGCACGCGCAGTGGACGATGCGTGACGTGCCGCATCTCATCGCCGAAGGACGTCGCGCGGCCGAAGCGGCGTTGCGGAAGGTGCCTCTTCCCTGGAGTTGA